A single Candidatus Thalassolituus haligoni DNA region contains:
- a CDS encoding GntR family transcriptional regulator — MDKHTPIDLTLTERHSAVTITQWVYSTLRQAVLLGKIAPGRALTIRELATLLDVSPMPIREALRQLSAEGALEILENRRVMVPKMTAMKFAELVEARICLETHSAVRAMPYIDETRLAQLEELDSRIDIASETGNSHDVTRYNQQFHRLLYTANPHQVTQSLIESLWLQLAPFMQVASENLDDYYQVDRHKEAVAAIRERDSLALQMAISADIRDGCAFASSPEQLQQLLG; from the coding sequence ATGGATAAACACACCCCGATTGATCTCACCCTAACTGAGCGCCACAGCGCTGTAACTATCACCCAGTGGGTATACAGCACACTGCGCCAGGCCGTATTGCTGGGGAAAATAGCGCCAGGGCGTGCTCTTACCATACGCGAATTGGCGACATTGCTCGATGTATCCCCAATGCCCATCCGCGAGGCTCTACGCCAGTTGTCGGCAGAAGGGGCATTGGAAATTCTCGAAAACCGCCGCGTTATGGTGCCGAAAATGACGGCGATGAAATTTGCCGAGCTGGTTGAAGCCCGCATCTGCCTCGAAACCCACAGTGCTGTGCGCGCCATGCCCTACATTGATGAAACCCGGCTGGCCCAGCTGGAAGAGCTCGACAGCCGCATTGATATCGCCAGCGAGACCGGCAACAGCCACGATGTAACCCGGTACAATCAGCAATTCCACCGTCTGCTTTACACCGCCAACCCGCATCAGGTTACCCAGTCGTTAATCGAAAGTCTGTGGCTGCAACTGGCGCCGTTTATGCAAGTCGCCAGCGAAAATCTTGATGATTATTACCAGGTCGATCGCCACAAGGAGGCCGTTGCCGCCATTCGTGAGCGCGATTCTCTGGCCTTACAAATGGCCATCAGCGCTGATATTCGCGACGGTTGTGCTTTTGCCTCCTCACCAGAACAGCTGCAACAATTGCTCGGTTAG
- a CDS encoding ABC transporter ATP-binding protein — protein MTTAQQPAPKTNPLTAPTPDLWRDPNAHPFVFFDGVTKQFGDFTAVDNISLKVYKRELFCLLGGSGSGKSTLLRMLAGFEQPTSGRILIDDVDMAGIPPWNRPVNMMFQSYALFPHLSVEKNIAFGLKRQRLADVDIKRRVADMLDMVQLGHLGKRKPHQLSGGQRQRVALARSLVKRPKLLLLDEPLGALDKKLREETQFELVNIQEELGVTFVVVTHDQEEAMTLATRIGVMNQGNIVQVGEPHDIYEYPNSQFVARFVGSVNLLNGRVTEDEPDRVRIRCNDFEPSVYLNHGISCAPNQEVCVAIRPEKMLISHEPPVQTDNTCSGVIEDIAYMGSLSVFRVRLDSGKEVRVTQPNTSRDSGARFTWHERVHLYWDVDSAVVLTS, from the coding sequence ATGACAACAGCACAACAACCCGCCCCGAAAACCAACCCGCTGACGGCACCCACGCCAGACTTGTGGCGCGACCCCAATGCCCATCCGTTTGTCTTCTTTGACGGGGTGACCAAACAGTTTGGTGACTTTACCGCCGTCGACAACATCAGCCTGAAAGTCTACAAGCGCGAGCTGTTCTGTTTGCTGGGCGGCTCCGGTTCGGGCAAAAGTACCCTGCTGCGGATGCTGGCCGGGTTCGAACAGCCGACCAGTGGCCGTATTCTGATTGACGATGTGGACATGGCTGGCATTCCGCCGTGGAATCGACCGGTGAACATGATGTTTCAGTCTTATGCGCTGTTCCCGCATCTGAGCGTTGAAAAAAACATTGCCTTTGGCCTCAAGCGCCAGCGGCTGGCCGACGTCGACATCAAGCGTCGCGTGGCCGATATGCTCGACATGGTGCAACTGGGCCATCTCGGCAAACGCAAGCCACACCAGCTCTCCGGTGGCCAGCGCCAGCGGGTCGCGCTGGCGCGCTCACTGGTAAAGCGTCCGAAGTTGCTGCTGCTCGACGAACCGCTGGGAGCGCTGGATAAAAAACTGCGCGAAGAAACCCAGTTTGAGCTGGTGAACATTCAGGAAGAGCTGGGCGTGACCTTTGTGGTGGTGACCCACGACCAGGAAGAAGCCATGACGCTGGCGACCCGCATCGGCGTGATGAACCAGGGCAACATTGTCCAGGTGGGTGAACCCCATGATATTTACGAATACCCCAACAGCCAGTTTGTCGCCCGGTTTGTCGGCTCGGTCAACCTGCTTAATGGTCGGGTGACGGAAGACGAACCGGATCGCGTGCGTATTCGCTGCAACGACTTTGAGCCAAGCGTGTACCTCAACCATGGCATCAGCTGTGCACCCAATCAGGAAGTGTGCGTGGCCATCCGGCCAGAAAAAATGCTCATCAGCCACGAGCCACCGGTACAAACCGACAACACCTGCTCCGGCGTGATCGAAGACATCGCCTACATGGGCAGCCTGTCGGTCTTCCGTGTACGCCTCGACAGCGGCAAGGAAGTCCGTGTGACCCAGCCCAATACCTCCCGCGACAGCGGTGCCCGTTTTACCTGGCATGAACGGGTACACCTGTACTGGGATGTGGATAGCGCCGTCGTGCTGACCAGCTGA
- a CDS encoding MarR family winged helix-turn-helix transcriptional regulator → MTDSAAPDLAASTVDDRGLRLDEQLCFPLYAASNLIVKAYGPLLKPLGLTYPQYLVMLLLWEQAEWTVGALGKRLHLDSGTLTPMLKRMEQTGLVCRRRCLEDERRVLVSVTSGGAALKASAAGIPAAMACRLAADNEWLARLRADLNSLIELMD, encoded by the coding sequence ATGACCGATTCCGCTGCGCCTGATCTTGCGGCAAGCACTGTTGATGACCGTGGACTCCGGCTGGATGAGCAGTTGTGCTTTCCGCTGTATGCTGCATCCAATCTGATTGTGAAGGCCTATGGCCCGTTGCTGAAGCCGTTGGGGCTGACGTACCCGCAGTATCTGGTGATGTTGTTGCTGTGGGAGCAAGCGGAATGGACGGTCGGCGCGCTGGGCAAGCGTTTGCACCTGGATTCCGGCACGTTGACGCCGATGCTGAAGCGTATGGAGCAGACCGGGCTGGTTTGCCGTCGGCGTTGTCTGGAGGATGAACGCCGGGTGCTGGTATCGGTCACAAGTGGCGGTGCGGCGTTAAAGGCGTCCGCTGCTGGTATTCCTGCTGCAATGGCATGCCGTCTGGCAGCCGATAACGAGTGGCTTGCGCGGCTGCGAGCGGATTTGAATTCACTGATTGAACTGATGGATTAG
- a CDS encoding aspartate aminotransferase family protein, with protein MSHDSNTTTATSHSSLQQSDARFHLHPFTNTTRLNNKGARVITHADGVYIWDEQGHKILDGMAGLWCVNLGYGREELAEAADAQMRTLPYYNTFFQTTHGPAVELAEAIASVTPGDLNRIFFANSGSEAIDTVMRLTRHYWALQGKPWRNILISRENAYHGSTIGGTSLGGMGGMHKQGGPLVPNIERIRQPYWYGEGGDQSEEAFGLLAARALEEKILAVGPDNVAAFVAEPIQGAGGVIVPPASYWPEIQRICHKYDILLAVDEVICGFGRTGNWFGSDTFNIQPDIMSMAKGLSSGYLPIAAVAVGDRIANTLMAQDEDFNHGFTYSGHPVAAAVALKTIDIMKNEHIVEQVRDNTGPYFQKTLRESLSDHPLVGHIEGIGLIAGMALVQDKVSKTLFPSTLDIGLICRDHCFDNGLIMRAVGSRMVLSPPLVINKAEINELCQKVRLCLDLTLASAQQAGAL; from the coding sequence ATGAGCCACGATTCCAACACCACTACTGCAACCAGTCATTCCTCCCTGCAGCAGAGCGACGCCCGTTTCCACCTGCATCCGTTCACCAACACAACGCGCCTGAACAACAAGGGTGCACGGGTGATCACTCACGCCGACGGGGTGTACATCTGGGATGAACAGGGCCACAAGATTCTCGATGGCATGGCAGGCTTGTGGTGCGTCAATCTGGGTTATGGCCGTGAGGAGCTGGCCGAAGCCGCCGATGCCCAAATGCGCACACTGCCTTACTACAACACCTTTTTTCAAACTACCCATGGCCCCGCAGTCGAACTGGCTGAAGCCATCGCCAGTGTGACGCCTGGGGATCTGAACCGGATTTTCTTCGCCAACTCCGGCTCAGAAGCCATTGATACTGTGATGCGTCTGACCCGCCACTACTGGGCGCTCCAGGGCAAGCCATGGCGTAACATTCTGATCAGCCGCGAGAACGCCTACCACGGCAGCACCATCGGTGGCACCAGCTTGGGCGGTATGGGTGGCATGCACAAACAGGGAGGGCCGCTGGTGCCGAATATCGAACGTATCCGGCAGCCTTACTGGTATGGCGAAGGCGGTGATCAAAGCGAAGAAGCATTTGGCCTGCTAGCAGCGCGGGCACTGGAAGAAAAAATTCTCGCGGTTGGGCCAGACAACGTCGCCGCGTTTGTGGCAGAACCGATTCAGGGTGCCGGTGGCGTGATCGTACCACCCGCCAGTTATTGGCCCGAGATTCAGCGTATTTGCCACAAATACGACATTCTGTTGGCAGTGGATGAAGTCATCTGCGGTTTTGGCCGCACTGGCAACTGGTTCGGCAGCGATACCTTTAATATCCAGCCAGACATTATGTCGATGGCCAAGGGCTTGTCTTCCGGCTACCTGCCGATTGCAGCGGTTGCGGTCGGTGATCGTATTGCCAACACGTTGATGGCGCAGGATGAAGACTTCAACCATGGCTTCACCTATTCCGGTCACCCGGTCGCCGCCGCAGTGGCATTAAAAACCATCGACATCATGAAAAATGAACATATTGTTGAGCAAGTCCGTGACAACACCGGCCCTTACTTCCAGAAAACCCTGCGTGAAAGCCTGTCTGATCACCCGTTAGTGGGCCATATCGAAGGCATCGGCCTGATCGCCGGTATGGCACTGGTGCAAGACAAGGTCAGCAAAACCCTGTTTCCATCAACGCTGGACATCGGCCTGATCTGCCGTGACCACTGTTTTGATAATGGCCTGATCATGCGTGCGGTCGGCAGCCGCATGGTATTGTCGCCACCCTTGGTGATCAACAAAGCAGAAATCAACGAACTGTGCCAAAAAGTCCGCCTCTGTCTCGACCTGACACTGGCCAGTGCACAACAGGCAGGAGCACTCTGA
- a CDS encoding glutamine synthetase family protein, whose amino-acid sequence MQNDFDLFIVDLNGNLRGKRLLGSSLDKVYEEGVKLPRSVIGVDFWGGDVPDNGLVFETGDNDGICIPVQDKPTLVPWAGEERHQLQAMMMNPDGSPFNVDPRQVLKNIVDRFHERGWYPVMATELEFYLMDGDSEEVQRPRPPVLDRGHGRRLNTTDAYSIEDVDGLESFFAEVRAACDVQGVLADTIISELGPGQFEINLKHVSDPLNAGDQSIWFKRLVKGIARKHGYTSTFMAKPYAEHSGNGFHVHFSLVDKDGNNLFDNGGEEGTEMLTQAIAGLLELMPSSMLLFAPHLNSYRRFQDGSHAPVFACWGYENRTTAVRVPEGDPEARRLEHRVSGADANPYLVLAAVLAGSLYGLNNKLVPPEPMEGDAYADSHESTRLPYRWDDAIKALDKSAVLREYLGDEFVDVFCAIKRQEITELNSRISDIEYESYLGLL is encoded by the coding sequence ATGCAAAATGATTTTGATCTTTTTATCGTCGATCTGAACGGCAACCTGCGAGGCAAACGCCTGTTAGGCAGCTCGCTGGATAAAGTCTATGAAGAGGGCGTCAAGTTGCCACGCTCCGTTATCGGTGTCGATTTTTGGGGCGGTGATGTCCCTGATAACGGCCTGGTGTTCGAAACCGGTGACAACGACGGTATTTGTATACCCGTGCAAGACAAACCGACTCTGGTGCCTTGGGCTGGCGAAGAGCGCCATCAGTTGCAGGCGATGATGATGAACCCGGACGGCTCGCCCTTTAACGTCGATCCGCGCCAGGTATTAAAAAACATCGTCGACCGTTTCCATGAACGTGGCTGGTATCCGGTGATGGCCACCGAGCTGGAATTTTATCTGATGGATGGCGATTCCGAAGAAGTGCAGCGTCCGCGTCCGCCGGTACTGGATCGTGGCCATGGTCGCCGCCTCAACACCACCGATGCCTACTCAATTGAAGACGTTGATGGCCTGGAATCGTTTTTTGCTGAAGTGCGTGCCGCCTGTGATGTACAGGGTGTATTGGCCGATACCATTATTTCCGAGCTGGGGCCGGGTCAGTTCGAGATCAACCTCAAGCACGTCTCCGACCCGTTAAACGCTGGTGACCAGTCGATCTGGTTCAAGCGTCTGGTCAAGGGCATTGCCCGCAAGCACGGTTACACTTCCACTTTTATGGCCAAGCCTTACGCCGAACATTCCGGTAACGGCTTTCACGTGCATTTCAGCCTGGTCGACAAAGATGGTAACAACCTGTTCGACAACGGCGGCGAAGAAGGCACCGAGATGCTGACCCAGGCGATTGCCGGTTTGCTGGAATTGATGCCTAGCTCGATGCTGCTGTTTGCGCCGCACCTGAATTCCTATCGCCGCTTTCAGGACGGTTCCCATGCGCCGGTATTTGCCTGTTGGGGTTATGAGAATCGCACGACTGCAGTACGGGTACCGGAAGGTGACCCGGAAGCACGGCGGCTGGAGCACCGGGTGTCCGGTGCCGACGCTAACCCGTATCTGGTGTTGGCGGCCGTATTGGCCGGGTCTTTGTATGGCCTGAATAACAAACTCGTTCCGCCAGAACCGATGGAAGGCGATGCCTATGCCGATTCCCACGAGTCGACGCGTTTGCCTTATCGCTGGGACGACGCCATCAAGGCGCTGGACAAGAGTGCAGTGCTGCGTGAATACCTGGGCGATGAGTTTGTGGATGTTTTCTGTGCGATCAAGCGCCAGGAAATTACCGAGCTGAACAGCCGTATTTCCGACATTGAATATGAGTCGTACCTCGGCCTGCTGTAA
- a CDS encoding ABC transporter permease subunit, whose product MAAQRRSWFLYSASALGFLFLYVPIISLIIYSFNKSKLVTVWGGWSLKWYGELFQNEQILSAAWLSIKIAFISASLAVVLGTMAGFALSRMGKFRGKMMLSGWISAPLIMPEVITGLSLLLLFVAMEDLFGWPAGRGTLTIILAHTTFCMAYVAVIVQARMADFDESLEEAAMDLGAKPSSLFFLVTLPLIAPAILSGWLLSFTLSLDDLVIASFVSGPGDSTLPMVIFSKVRLGVTPEVNALATLMILIVAIGVVVAMMQMKKRPQP is encoded by the coding sequence ATGGCCGCACAACGTCGTTCCTGGTTTTTATATTCTGCCTCGGCACTGGGGTTTCTGTTTCTCTACGTGCCGATTATTTCACTGATCATCTACAGTTTTAACAAGTCCAAACTGGTTACCGTTTGGGGTGGCTGGTCGCTGAAATGGTATGGCGAACTGTTCCAGAACGAACAGATACTCAGCGCCGCCTGGCTCAGCATCAAGATTGCCTTTATCTCCGCCTCGCTGGCGGTGGTGCTCGGCACCATGGCAGGTTTTGCACTCAGTCGAATGGGCAAGTTTCGCGGCAAAATGATGCTCTCGGGCTGGATTTCTGCCCCGTTGATCATGCCGGAAGTCATTACCGGCCTGTCGTTGTTACTGCTGTTTGTGGCCATGGAAGACCTGTTTGGCTGGCCTGCCGGACGTGGCACCCTGACCATTATCCTGGCCCACACCACCTTCTGCATGGCCTACGTGGCCGTGATTGTGCAGGCGCGGATGGCGGATTTTGACGAATCCCTCGAAGAAGCAGCGATGGACCTGGGAGCCAAACCCTCATCGTTATTCTTTCTGGTCACCTTGCCATTGATTGCCCCGGCGATCCTGTCGGGCTGGCTGCTGTCGTTTACCCTGTCGCTCGACGACCTGGTGATCGCCAGCTTTGTCTCCGGGCCAGGCGACAGCACCCTGCCCATGGTGATCTTCTCCAAGGTGCGCCTGGGCGTGACCCCGGAAGTCAACGCACTGGCAACGCTGATGATCCTGATCGTGGCGATTGGTGTCGTCGTGGCGATGATGCAAATGAAAAAACGGCCTCAGCCGTAA
- a CDS encoding ABC transporter permease subunit, with protein MSQFNGYTAAQALLQRAFHKLPLKRINWGRQLVISAPFVWLAVFFFIPFLVVFKISLSETAIAIPPYTALVELEDAYFNIKLNLGNYLFLWEDSFYLEAYLSSIRIAGISTLLALIIGFPMAYLIARSESRTRTLLLALVVLPFWTSFLLRVYAWVGLLKKNGLVNDILINLGIVSEPIQMLQTDFAVYIGIVYTYLPFMILPLYTTLEKMDISLLEAAEDLGCRPMQSFFLVTVPLAMPGILAGCTLVFIPAVGEYVIPALLGGSDTLMIGRVLWDEFSLNRDWPMASAVATVMLVVLVLPIMLLRNRKEAE; from the coding sequence ATGAGTCAATTCAACGGCTACACAGCCGCACAAGCGCTGTTGCAACGCGCGTTTCACAAACTGCCATTGAAACGGATTAACTGGGGTCGCCAGCTGGTGATCTCGGCCCCGTTTGTATGGCTGGCGGTGTTCTTTTTTATCCCGTTTCTGGTGGTGTTCAAGATCTCGCTATCGGAAACCGCCATCGCCATACCGCCCTACACCGCGTTGGTTGAGCTGGAAGACGCCTACTTCAACATCAAGCTGAATCTCGGTAATTACCTGTTTCTGTGGGAAGACTCCTTCTACCTGGAGGCTTACCTCAGTTCGATCCGGATTGCCGGTATCTCGACTCTGCTGGCACTGATCATCGGCTTCCCCATGGCCTACCTGATTGCCCGCAGCGAATCCCGTACCCGCACCCTCTTGCTGGCGCTGGTGGTCTTGCCTTTCTGGACCTCGTTCCTGTTGCGGGTATACGCCTGGGTCGGGCTGCTGAAAAAGAACGGCCTGGTCAACGACATACTGATCAACCTGGGCATCGTCAGCGAACCAATCCAGATGTTACAAACCGACTTCGCGGTCTATATCGGCATCGTCTACACCTACCTGCCGTTTATGATTCTGCCGCTCTACACCACGTTAGAGAAAATGGACATCTCGCTACTGGAAGCCGCAGAAGACCTGGGCTGTCGGCCAATGCAGAGTTTCTTCCTGGTGACCGTACCGCTGGCCATGCCCGGTATTCTGGCAGGCTGCACCCTGGTGTTTATTCCGGCGGTGGGGGAATACGTGATACCGGCGTTACTGGGTGGCTCCGATACCCTGATGATTGGCCGGGTACTGTGGGATGAATTCTCGCTCAATCGCGACTGGCCGATGGCATCGGCAGTGGCCACCGTGATGCTGGTGGTACTGGTATTACCCATCATGCTGCTGCGTAACCGCAAGGAGGCCGAATAA
- a CDS encoding LuxR C-terminal-related transcriptional regulator: protein MSETTATKALANLVDHIRLTSFPKELASYLTSLAHFDTCLMLVFVPGAKPTLIYTETDAPSAALETYLHHSYLLDPLYCALQQSSSNQITGLSRLSNIAPDSFTQSEYFNSCYQEFDLVDEINLVIELAENRYFTLSLGRKSSLGSITRAEMNRLQEHCAMVSALIRQFWLSNADEYLPNGQSRSTLTQALRTFGQGVLTRREQEITALILQGHSSQSIAELLNICVGTVKVHRKNIHGRLNTSQQSEIFTLFLNHLSEMDMRIVA from the coding sequence ATGTCTGAGACAACCGCAACCAAAGCGTTGGCGAATCTGGTCGATCACATTCGCCTGACCAGTTTTCCGAAGGAGTTGGCCAGTTACCTCACCAGCCTGGCGCATTTTGATACCTGCCTGATGCTGGTGTTTGTTCCCGGTGCGAAACCAACGCTGATTTACACCGAGACTGACGCACCCAGCGCAGCATTGGAAACTTACCTGCACCACAGCTATCTGCTCGACCCGCTTTACTGCGCTCTGCAGCAGAGCAGTAGCAACCAGATTACCGGGTTAAGCCGCCTCAGCAACATCGCCCCGGATTCCTTCACCCAAAGCGAATATTTTAATAGCTGCTATCAGGAATTTGACCTCGTTGACGAAATCAACCTGGTCATCGAACTGGCGGAAAACCGCTACTTCACCCTTTCTCTCGGTCGCAAATCCAGCCTTGGCAGCATCACCCGTGCAGAAATGAACCGGCTGCAGGAACACTGCGCCATGGTCAGTGCATTGATTCGCCAATTCTGGCTCTCCAACGCCGATGAATATCTGCCCAACGGCCAGAGCCGCAGCACCCTGACCCAGGCATTACGCACTTTCGGCCAGGGCGTCCTGACCCGCCGCGAGCAGGAAATCACCGCCCTGATTCTGCAAGGCCACAGCTCCCAGTCCATCGCCGAGCTGCTCAACATCTGTGTTGGCACCGTCAAGGTACATCGCAAAAACATCCATGGCCGGTTGAACACCTCGCAACAAAGCGAAATTTTCACCCTGTTCCTCAACCACCTCAGTGAAATGGATATGCGTATCGTCGCCTGA
- a CDS encoding glutathione peroxidase yields the protein MSTIYETTVNTIDGEAKSLADYAGKALLVVNVASKCGLTPQYEQLEALYKEAQASGLEILGFPCNQFLGQEPGTEAEVKEFCSLTYGVSFPMFSKVEVNGEGRHPLYQQLIAAQPQRTTEEGSGFKDKLAGMNLLSDDETDVMWNFEKFLISKDGEVIGRFAPDMTVNSPILKAAVDAALTA from the coding sequence ATGAGTACGATTTACGAAACCACGGTGAACACCATTGATGGCGAAGCAAAATCCCTGGCCGACTACGCCGGTAAAGCTTTGCTGGTTGTGAATGTGGCGTCCAAGTGTGGTCTGACGCCACAGTACGAACAGTTGGAAGCGCTGTACAAGGAAGCGCAGGCCAGCGGTCTGGAAATTCTTGGTTTTCCATGTAATCAGTTTCTTGGTCAGGAGCCGGGTACGGAAGCGGAGGTGAAGGAATTCTGTTCGCTGACGTATGGTGTGTCGTTCCCGATGTTCAGCAAGGTTGAGGTGAACGGTGAGGGTCGTCATCCGCTGTATCAGCAGTTGATTGCCGCTCAGCCACAGCGTACTACCGAAGAGGGTAGCGGCTTCAAGGACAAGCTGGCGGGTATGAATCTGTTGTCTGACGATGAAACCGATGTGATGTGGAATTTTGAAAAATTCCTGATCAGCAAAGACGGTGAAGTGATCGGTCGTTTTGCGCCCGACATGACGGTGAATTCGCCGATTCTGAAAGCCGCTGTCGACGCCGCACTGACAGCCTGA
- a CDS encoding gamma-glutamyl-gamma-aminobutyrate hydrolase family protein (Members of this family of hydrolases with an active site Cys residue belong to MEROPS family C26.), translating into MKIGILVTGITPDTLIDQYGSYADMFIRLFQPHNPGFDYVIYNVSLGEFPASANDCDGWVITGSKHSVYEQLDWITQLKELVRQIATSKRPLVGICFGHQLIAEALGGKVEKYSGGWGLGINTYQLDNGFAQQLEQATGQAPPTLNINAVHQDQVSILPEGATVLAHSDFCRYAALSYCDNRIVSLQPHPEFTLDFEDALLDERGGEGIPLQDAQQGLASVRQPGACLDSPVIAGWLVAVLQQKQ; encoded by the coding sequence ATGAAAATCGGTATTCTGGTCACCGGGATCACCCCGGATACCTTGATCGACCAATACGGCTCCTACGCCGATATGTTTATCCGCCTGTTCCAACCCCACAACCCCGGCTTCGACTACGTCATCTACAACGTCAGCCTTGGCGAATTCCCCGCCAGCGCCAACGACTGCGACGGCTGGGTGATCACCGGCTCGAAACACAGCGTCTACGAACAGCTGGACTGGATTACGCAACTCAAGGAACTGGTGCGCCAGATAGCCACATCGAAACGACCGTTAGTCGGCATCTGCTTTGGCCACCAACTGATTGCCGAAGCGCTGGGTGGCAAGGTCGAAAAATACAGCGGCGGCTGGGGTTTGGGAATCAACACCTACCAGCTCGACAACGGCTTTGCCCAACAGCTCGAACAAGCCACCGGACAAGCGCCGCCAACACTCAACATCAACGCCGTGCATCAGGATCAGGTGAGCATACTGCCAGAAGGTGCGACCGTACTGGCCCACTCCGACTTCTGCCGCTACGCCGCGCTGAGCTACTGCGACAACCGCATTGTCAGCCTGCAACCCCACCCGGAATTTACCCTCGACTTTGAAGATGCCCTGCTCGACGAACGCGGCGGCGAGGGCATTCCGTTGCAAGACGCCCAACAAGGACTAGCCAGCGTACGACAACCCGGTGCCTGCCTGGACTCCCCGGTGATTGCAGGCTGGCTGGTGGCCGTGTTGCAGCAAAAACAGTAA
- a CDS encoding polyamine ABC transporter substrate-binding protein codes for MLKLSALMASVCALTAASSALAADKELNIYNWSDYIYPEAVAEFEQKTGIKVNYDVYDSNEVLEAKLMTGSSGYDLVVPTGAFLERQIQAGIYATIDSSKLSNYGNLDKTLLEKVARHDAGNAHSVPWAWGTIGLGYNVEMIKARLGEMPVDTLDLIFDPKISAKLKDCGIGLLDSPAEVMSIALNYVGLDPNSESKSDLGKAEALMKANRDNYRYFHSSQYISDLANGEICVALGYNGDILQSQSRAEEAGQGVEVAYVIPKEGTLVWFDLMAIPADAPNKDAAYQFINFVLEPKTAAGISNYVYYAVPNTAAEPFLNEDVISNPGIYPSTAVKAKLFTQQAHTAKFDRVLNRAWSNVKTGR; via the coding sequence ATGCTCAAACTGTCTGCTCTGATGGCCTCTGTATGCGCGCTGACGGCCGCATCCAGCGCTCTGGCCGCTGATAAGGAACTGAATATCTACAACTGGTCGGATTATATCTACCCGGAAGCGGTGGCTGAATTCGAACAAAAAACCGGCATCAAGGTGAACTACGACGTTTACGATTCCAACGAAGTGCTGGAAGCCAAATTGATGACGGGCAGCAGCGGTTACGACCTGGTAGTACCGACCGGTGCTTTTCTTGAACGTCAGATTCAGGCCGGTATCTACGCCACCATCGACAGCAGCAAGCTGAGCAACTACGGCAACCTCGACAAGACCCTGCTGGAAAAAGTCGCCCGTCACGATGCCGGTAATGCCCACAGTGTGCCATGGGCCTGGGGCACCATTGGTCTGGGTTACAACGTGGAAATGATCAAGGCGCGACTGGGTGAGATGCCTGTCGATACCCTCGACCTGATCTTTGATCCAAAAATTTCTGCCAAGCTGAAAGACTGCGGCATTGGCTTGCTGGACTCTCCGGCTGAAGTGATGTCGATCGCCCTCAACTACGTCGGCCTTGACCCCAACTCAGAAAGCAAAAGCGACCTCGGCAAAGCCGAAGCCCTGATGAAAGCCAATCGTGACAACTACCGTTATTTCCATTCCAGCCAGTACATCTCCGATCTGGCCAACGGTGAAATCTGTGTCGCGCTGGGCTACAACGGCGATATTCTGCAATCCCAGAGCCGCGCAGAAGAAGCCGGACAGGGAGTGGAAGTGGCGTACGTCATTCCGAAAGAAGGCACGCTGGTATGGTTTGACCTGATGGCGATTCCTGCCGATGCCCCCAATAAAGACGCGGCTTACCAGTTCATCAACTTTGTCCTCGAGCCAAAAACCGCAGCCGGTATCTCCAACTACGTCTATTACGCCGTACCGAACACCGCTGCCGAGCCATTCCTGAACGAAGACGTGATCAGCAATCCGGGCATTTACCCAAGTACCGCCGTGAAAGCCAAGCTGTTTACCCAGCAAGCCCACACAGCCAAGTTTGACCGCGTGCTCAACCGTGCCTGGTCAAACGTCAAAACCGGCCGTTAA